The proteins below are encoded in one region of Streptomyces sp. NBC_00490:
- a CDS encoding dihydrofolate reductase family protein: MTATYTFDVFSSLDGYGAAGGNWTGYWGKQGPELLDHRLALYSEEQRMVFGANTYQAFARMLAASTEESDVRDPWVTRMRNLPATVVSTTLEGPLDWPDANVASGDAVDVVARLKEESEVPLRSHGSLSMNRALMAAGLVDRVQVTLFPVITGQTGADAIFQGAADFDLELIEHRTLDSHIQELVYRPTLHV; this comes from the coding sequence GTGACCGCTACCTACACCTTCGACGTCTTCTCCAGCCTCGACGGCTACGGCGCCGCCGGCGGCAACTGGACCGGCTACTGGGGCAAGCAGGGCCCCGAACTCCTCGACCACCGCCTCGCCCTGTACAGCGAGGAGCAGCGGATGGTGTTCGGAGCGAACACGTATCAGGCGTTCGCGCGCATGCTGGCCGCGAGCACCGAGGAGTCCGACGTGCGTGACCCATGGGTGACGCGCATGAGGAACCTGCCCGCCACGGTGGTGTCGACCACCCTGGAAGGCCCCCTCGACTGGCCGGACGCGAATGTCGCGAGCGGTGACGCCGTCGACGTCGTCGCCCGGCTCAAGGAAGAGTCCGAGGTGCCGTTGCGCTCGCACGGCAGCCTGTCGATGAACCGGGCACTGATGGCCGCCGGTCTCGTCGACCGGGTCCAGGTGACCCTCTTCCCCGTGATCACCGGTCAGACCGGGGCGGACGCGATCTTCCAGGGGGCGGCCGACTTCGACCTCGAACTCATCGAGCACCGGACGCTCGACAGCCACATCCAGGAGCTCGTCTACCGGCCCACCTTGCATGTCTGA
- a CDS encoding leucine-rich repeat domain-containing protein, whose amino-acid sequence MTDEREPTLYVNRWGDTSTPGRGGPGPSTDSCSCFDGSKPHPRARVGFHSERQDTSAPGWQRLLELIDEAAADGREEFRPLVELSPEERRQVVTLPPSIATLTEVRHLMLYGSNLVRIPPEIGAMTSLEEFTPYTSYRLHWFPYEITRCRRLVSSTVSTRALFGNYKLRPPFPRLQPSQDSVTEPDTADLDPKRWGATAVHHCSVCERPVGQRGLHQVWISLRVATDVLPLLVNACSSACVAALPDGAEGYVRAPHKGGRVDQPSSDWD is encoded by the coding sequence ATGACGGACGAGAGAGAGCCGACGCTCTATGTGAACCGCTGGGGCGACACGTCGACGCCGGGCCGAGGCGGGCCGGGGCCCTCCACGGACAGCTGCTCGTGCTTCGACGGCTCCAAGCCTCACCCACGCGCCAGGGTCGGGTTCCACAGCGAACGTCAGGACACCTCCGCCCCGGGCTGGCAGCGCCTGCTGGAGCTCATCGACGAGGCCGCCGCGGACGGCCGCGAAGAGTTCCGCCCCCTGGTCGAACTCAGCCCCGAGGAGCGACGGCAGGTCGTCACCCTGCCGCCGAGCATCGCCACGCTCACCGAGGTCAGGCACCTCATGCTCTACGGCAGCAACCTGGTGCGGATTCCACCCGAGATCGGGGCCATGACCAGCCTGGAGGAGTTCACCCCGTACACCTCTTACCGGCTGCACTGGTTCCCGTACGAGATCACCCGGTGCCGCAGGCTCGTCTCCAGCACGGTCAGCACCCGCGCCCTGTTCGGCAACTACAAGCTGCGGCCGCCTTTCCCCCGTCTGCAGCCGTCCCAGGACTCCGTCACGGAGCCCGATACGGCCGACCTCGACCCCAAGCGGTGGGGAGCGACCGCCGTGCACCACTGCAGTGTCTGCGAACGGCCGGTCGGGCAGCGCGGCCTCCATCAGGTCTGGATCTCGCTCCGGGTGGCCACGGACGTGCTGCCTCTCCTGGTCAATGCCTGCTCGTCCGCGTGTGTGGCCGCCCTGCCCGATGGCGCCGAGGGCTACGTTCGCGCACCCCACAAGGGGGGCCGTGTCGATCAACCCTCCTCCGACTGGGACTGA
- a CDS encoding Cmx/CmrA family chloramphenicol efflux MFS transporter produces MPLPLYLLAVAVFAMGTSEFMLAGLLPDIASDLDISVATAGVLTSAFAIGMVVGAPLVATLARTWPRRSTLLSFVLTFAAAHAVGAVTTSFPVLFTTRVVAALANAGFLAVALTTAATLVPPDKKGRALAVLLSGTTVATIAGVPGGSVLGTLLGWRATFWAVAALCLPAAIGILKGTPRGRENGGASGGPALRTELALLAQPRLILVMLLGALVNAATFAGFTFLAPVVTDSAGLSDLWVSVALVLFGLGSFAGVTVAGRLSDRQPGSVIAVGGPLLLIGWPALAVLADEPVALLTLVFVQGALSFALGSTLITRVLYEAAGAPTMAGSYATAALNVGATVGPLIAASTLSSPAGVLGPPWSSGLMVAVALLIAFPLRGVIAAGRNTLPRSLDQAKGGAQGRGTVQER; encoded by the coding sequence ATGCCACTCCCCCTGTATCTGCTTGCCGTGGCGGTCTTCGCCATGGGCACCTCGGAGTTCATGCTCGCCGGCCTCTTGCCGGACATCGCGTCGGATCTCGATATCAGCGTCGCCACGGCAGGCGTACTCACCTCCGCCTTCGCCATCGGCATGGTCGTCGGCGCCCCTCTTGTCGCCACGCTTGCCCGCACCTGGCCCAGGCGCTCCACTCTTCTCAGTTTCGTCCTCACCTTCGCGGCAGCTCACGCCGTGGGCGCCGTCACCACGAGCTTCCCGGTCCTGTTCACCACCCGGGTCGTCGCCGCGCTCGCGAACGCAGGGTTCCTCGCCGTCGCGCTGACGACCGCCGCCACGCTCGTCCCACCCGACAAGAAGGGACGCGCACTGGCCGTGCTGCTGTCGGGCACGACGGTGGCCACGATCGCCGGTGTCCCCGGTGGGTCGGTACTCGGCACGCTGCTCGGCTGGCGAGCCACGTTCTGGGCGGTCGCCGCCCTCTGCCTGCCCGCAGCCATCGGCATCCTGAAAGGGACCCCGAGGGGACGAGAGAATGGTGGGGCGAGCGGCGGCCCAGCCTTGCGTACGGAACTCGCCCTCCTCGCACAGCCGAGGTTGATTCTGGTGATGCTGCTCGGCGCACTGGTGAACGCGGCGACCTTCGCCGGCTTCACCTTCCTGGCACCCGTCGTGACCGACTCCGCCGGGCTGAGTGACCTGTGGGTGTCCGTCGCCCTGGTCCTCTTCGGCCTCGGCTCCTTCGCCGGGGTCACGGTCGCCGGCCGTCTGTCCGACCGGCAGCCCGGCTCGGTCATCGCGGTCGGTGGTCCGCTGCTGCTCATCGGCTGGCCTGCCCTGGCGGTACTGGCCGACGAGCCGGTCGCCCTGCTCACCCTCGTGTTCGTACAGGGCGCCTTGTCGTTCGCGCTGGGCAGCACTCTGATCACACGGGTCCTCTACGAGGCTGCGGGAGCCCCCACCATGGCCGGCTCGTACGCGACGGCGGCACTCAACGTCGGCGCCACCGTCGGACCCCTCATCGCCGCATCCACGCTCAGCAGTCCGGCCGGGGTTCTCGGACCGCCGTGGTCGAGCGGACTCATGGTCGCTGTCGCGCTGCTGATCGCGTTCCCCTTGCGCGGGGTGATCGCGGCCGGCCGGAACACCTTGCCTCGATCACTCGATCAGGCCAAGGGTGGCGCCCAGGGCAGGGGAACGGTTCAAGAGCGATGA
- a CDS encoding DUF1996 domain-containing protein, giving the protein MLGGGGLVAVNVYASATEGSPDTSQTTDGGWQAGTIDCPDVGDTLTNVPDDAREEVDKELAQLDQQIAEAYQKVQDPAVRGDEAAASGIMDPLAENRAATIERIAAALERAGERPEGLDELAACTLRQSDDQADGQDGSQDGQNGEGDQGQEGGQEQDGQDQGGQQQGNGGQSGNGPVAADFADITTAPPAAQAPNAGADASRGTFATSCGVNANGLFNSDNVIVAPGVSNGAHHFHDYIGNQANNAFADDNELADGGTSCVDQGDKSSYYWPVLRLQNGTQEQDAGAPGGGTEGNAGEIVTPKDVTLTFVGSPSSKVTAMPRLLRIITGDAKAFVNGTTNANASWSCTGFEDRQLKDKYPVCPQGSDVVRTFKFQSCWDGRNIDSANHRTHVAFAQADGSCPAGFQAIPQLVQRIVYDVDAPSLQDGGRTVPLFAVDSFPEQLHKPVTDHGDFINVFDEGLMREMVGCINDGRQCGAGADEEPGNGDGGDNGGDNGNGSDDGSDNGSDNGASQEPGSGSDNGSEKPGGSDDEPQEEPTPTADAPSGDASTAPAEDEPKTYTSPSTAEKPVTQSPEATSYPRNDSTPSASESNSTGVEAQPPADAQPAPQGGNGSLAETGTQLWPAAAGAVLLISGFVLLRRTRRRYM; this is encoded by the coding sequence ATGTTGGGGGGTGGTGGCCTGGTGGCGGTGAATGTGTACGCCTCCGCGACCGAAGGCAGCCCCGACACGAGCCAGACGACCGACGGTGGTTGGCAGGCGGGCACGATCGACTGCCCCGACGTGGGCGACACCTTGACGAACGTGCCGGACGACGCGAGGGAAGAGGTCGACAAAGAGCTCGCCCAGCTGGATCAGCAGATAGCCGAGGCGTACCAGAAGGTGCAGGACCCCGCGGTGCGGGGTGACGAGGCCGCCGCGAGCGGGATCATGGATCCGCTGGCGGAGAACCGGGCCGCGACGATCGAGCGCATCGCCGCCGCTCTCGAACGCGCCGGGGAGCGCCCCGAGGGCCTCGACGAGCTGGCGGCGTGCACGCTGCGCCAGTCCGACGACCAGGCCGACGGGCAGGACGGATCCCAGGACGGCCAGAACGGCGAGGGCGACCAGGGTCAAGAAGGCGGCCAGGAGCAGGACGGTCAGGACCAGGGCGGCCAGCAGCAGGGCAACGGCGGCCAGTCCGGCAACGGCCCCGTCGCCGCCGACTTCGCCGACATCACCACCGCACCGCCCGCCGCACAGGCCCCGAACGCCGGAGCCGACGCCTCCCGTGGCACCTTCGCCACGAGCTGCGGCGTGAACGCGAACGGCCTGTTCAACTCGGACAACGTGATCGTGGCGCCCGGCGTGTCCAACGGCGCCCACCACTTCCACGACTACATCGGCAACCAGGCCAACAACGCCTTCGCCGACGACAACGAACTGGCCGACGGCGGCACCAGCTGCGTCGACCAGGGCGACAAGTCCTCCTACTACTGGCCGGTCCTGCGTCTGCAGAACGGCACGCAGGAGCAGGACGCGGGCGCTCCCGGCGGCGGCACCGAGGGCAACGCGGGTGAGATCGTCACGCCCAAGGACGTCACCCTCACCTTCGTCGGCAGCCCGAGCAGCAAGGTCACGGCCATGCCGCGGCTGCTGCGCATCATCACCGGCGACGCCAAGGCGTTCGTCAACGGCACCACCAACGCCAACGCGTCCTGGAGCTGCACCGGTTTCGAGGACCGCCAGTTGAAGGACAAGTACCCGGTCTGTCCCCAGGGCAGTGACGTGGTCCGCACCTTCAAGTTCCAGAGCTGCTGGGACGGTCGCAACATCGACAGCGCCAACCACCGCACCCATGTGGCGTTCGCCCAGGCCGACGGCTCCTGCCCGGCCGGTTTCCAGGCCATCCCGCAGCTGGTCCAGCGCATCGTCTACGACGTCGACGCGCCGAGCCTGCAGGATGGCGGCCGCACCGTTCCACTCTTCGCCGTGGACTCGTTCCCGGAGCAGCTGCACAAGCCCGTCACTGACCACGGTGACTTCATCAACGTCTTCGACGAGGGCCTGATGCGGGAGATGGTCGGCTGCATCAACGACGGCCGCCAGTGCGGAGCGGGCGCGGACGAAGAGCCCGGCAACGGCGACGGTGGTGACAACGGCGGCGACAACGGCAACGGCTCGGACGACGGCTCTGACAACGGTTCCGACAACGGGGCGAGCCAGGAACCGGGGTCGGGTTCCGACAACGGTTCCGAGAAGCCCGGCGGATCCGACGACGAGCCGCAGGAAGAGCCGACGCCGACCGCCGACGCACCGAGCGGTGACGCGAGCACCGCACCCGCGGAGGACGAGCCCAAGACGTACACCTCGCCCTCGACCGCCGAGAAGCCCGTCACGCAGTCCCCCGAGGCGACGTCGTACCCCCGCAACGACAGCACGCCGAGCGCGTCCGAGAGCAACTCGACCGGCGTCGAGGCGCAGCCTCCGGCCGATGCCCAGCCCGCTCCGCAGGGCGGCAACGGCAGTCTCGCCGAGACCGGAACGCAGTTGTGGCCGGCCGCTGCCGGAGCGGTCCTGCTCATCTCCGGTTTCGTTCTCCTGCGCCGCACCAGGCGCCGTTACATGTGA
- a CDS encoding cold-shock protein, with translation MASGTVKWFNAEKGFGFIAQDGGGPDVFAHYSNINASGFRELQEGQAVTFDITQGQKGPQAENITPA, from the coding sequence ATGGCCAGCGGAACCGTCAAGTGGTTCAACGCGGAGAAGGGCTTCGGCTTCATCGCCCAGGACGGCGGCGGACCGGACGTCTTCGCTCACTACTCCAACATCAACGCCTCCGGCTTCCGTGAGCTCCAGGAAGGCCAGGCGGTGACCTTCGACATCACCCAGGGCCAGAAGGGCCCGCAGGCGGAGAACATCACCCCCGCCTAG
- a CDS encoding ferrous iron transport protein A produces the protein MKEASDPGPADVGQTWPTGALPPGSRVTVVRASDWDGPWQAEFPGTIDTTCAPEPNEHAQALSGELLYWVTFDTPQYDSDGDGPYRKAQIWGRYLRTGPAADA, from the coding sequence ATGAAAGAAGCTTCCGACCCCGGTCCTGCCGATGTGGGTCAGACATGGCCGACCGGTGCATTGCCGCCCGGCAGCCGGGTCACGGTGGTTCGCGCCTCGGACTGGGACGGCCCCTGGCAGGCCGAGTTTCCCGGAACGATCGACACCACCTGCGCGCCCGAGCCCAACGAACATGCCCAGGCGCTCAGTGGCGAGTTGCTGTACTGGGTCACCTTCGACACCCCGCAGTACGACAGCGACGGAGACGGCCCCTACCGCAAGGCCCAGATCTGGGGCCGGTATCTGAGGACCGGGCCCGCTGCCGACGCGTAG
- a CDS encoding phosphodiester glycosidase family protein, whose amino-acid sequence MSVIAETPGRTAHRGQHRTVRSFALGTALALIAFAPPAAASERDSSVGDGAISWTTQYVAPGVEVRTGVLSAPEAVGVWTVTVQAPAVNRLTGAATWAPLGDRSWADTTAEKLRADGFAPRLERVTWDAYADTPRGTMGWQVRVGQYGTQAEARTLNSAVSAAGFRTSVEWTGYDGRQRADAERIHVAVIDPGRLRGTVEVSDGGNTADREKTSAVAARLGSLVGVNGGFFVTSDADGVQGTTAGLSVVDGELQSMAVGSRAALVLEDGGRHVRVADLSTTVTVRAGSAVHAVQGINRVPGKVRNCGRPGAVPTELPRQDLTCSLPDDLVKFTESFGAPLPTGAGVQVVLDEHDVVVSRGDRGGSVPAEGSVLQGTGAAAAWLTENAEVGRRLHLRELVRDAAGRQLRLGPDDDVVSAAPTLVENGRIHIDAATEGTLDPLDLSFGFAWSNVRQPRTLAGVDRQGRLLLVTVDGRQPGVSEGFTLAEAARFMRTLGAVQALNLDGGGSSAMAVDGALVNVPSDATGERAVGDTVQILPRATGSASAETEVP is encoded by the coding sequence ATGTCTGTGATTGCCGAGACACCCGGACGCACAGCACACCGTGGACAACACAGGACCGTACGCAGCTTCGCGCTGGGGACCGCGCTCGCCCTGATCGCGTTCGCTCCACCGGCGGCCGCAAGCGAGCGGGACAGTTCGGTCGGCGATGGTGCCATCTCGTGGACCACGCAGTACGTGGCGCCCGGAGTCGAGGTCCGTACCGGGGTGTTGAGCGCCCCGGAGGCCGTCGGCGTCTGGACGGTCACGGTTCAGGCGCCCGCGGTCAACCGCCTGACCGGGGCGGCCACATGGGCGCCGCTCGGTGACCGGTCCTGGGCCGACACCACCGCCGAGAAGTTGCGGGCGGACGGATTCGCGCCGCGCCTGGAGCGGGTGACCTGGGACGCGTATGCGGACACCCCGCGCGGCACGATGGGGTGGCAGGTCAGGGTCGGTCAGTACGGCACCCAGGCCGAGGCCCGTACGCTCAACTCGGCGGTGTCGGCGGCTGGTTTCCGTACGTCCGTGGAGTGGACGGGGTACGACGGGCGGCAGCGCGCCGACGCGGAGCGCATCCACGTGGCCGTGATCGATCCGGGCCGGCTGCGGGGCACCGTCGAGGTCAGTGACGGCGGCAATACGGCCGACCGCGAGAAGACCTCGGCAGTGGCCGCTCGGCTGGGGTCCCTGGTGGGTGTCAACGGCGGATTCTTCGTCACTTCCGATGCAGACGGCGTACAGGGCACGACCGCCGGACTGTCGGTGGTGGACGGCGAGTTGCAGTCGATGGCGGTCGGCTCGCGCGCCGCGCTGGTTCTCGAGGACGGAGGTCGGCACGTGCGTGTCGCGGATCTGTCCACCACCGTCACCGTGCGCGCCGGTTCCGCCGTCCACGCGGTGCAGGGCATCAATCGGGTGCCGGGCAAGGTGCGCAACTGCGGCCGTCCCGGCGCCGTACCCACCGAACTGCCCCGGCAGGACCTCACGTGTTCCCTGCCGGACGACCTGGTGAAGTTCACCGAGTCGTTCGGGGCGCCGCTGCCCACGGGCGCCGGTGTCCAGGTCGTGTTGGACGAGCACGATGTCGTCGTCTCCCGTGGCGACCGGGGCGGTTCCGTGCCCGCCGAGGGCTCCGTCCTCCAGGGCACCGGGGCAGCGGCCGCCTGGCTGACCGAGAACGCCGAGGTGGGCCGACGGCTGCACCTGCGCGAGCTCGTGCGGGACGCCGCGGGACGGCAGTTGCGCCTCGGTCCCGACGACGACGTCGTCAGCGCGGCACCCACCCTCGTCGAGAACGGCCGCATCCACATCGACGCCGCTACCGAGGGCACGCTGGACCCGCTCGACCTCTCCTTCGGGTTCGCCTGGTCCAACGTCCGCCAGCCCCGCACGCTGGCCGGCGTCGACCGGCAGGGCAGGCTGCTGCTGGTGACCGTCGACGGACGGCAGCCCGGCGTCAGCGAAGGTTTCACACTCGCCGAGGCCGCGCGGTTCATGCGCACCCTAGGCGCCGTCCAGGCCCTCAACCTCGACGGCGGCGGCTCCAGCGCGATGGCCGTCGACGGAGCCCTGGTCAACGTGCCGTCGGACGCGACCGGCGAGCGAGCCGTCGGCGACACCGTCCAGATCCTGCCGCGTGCGACTGGGTCCGCTTCCGCTGAAACCGAGGTGCCCTGA
- a CDS encoding NUDIX hydrolase: MGTSHRSAARVICLDAAHRVLLLRWRDPFDGRLLWEPPGGGIEPGETPLAAARRELAEETGLDPAAVLDRSLPVDRDVRWNGKRYTGTELFFLAQYAEERPPLVRTGLLPDEAASLDTHAWIAWSDLDSQPEPVEPPQLLSVLGDLMPEGPWRESVEGPRQGTC; the protein is encoded by the coding sequence GTGGGGACATCACATCGATCCGCCGCCCGGGTCATCTGTCTTGACGCCGCCCATCGCGTGCTTCTTCTGCGCTGGCGTGATCCGTTCGACGGGAGACTTCTCTGGGAGCCGCCCGGTGGCGGCATCGAGCCGGGCGAGACCCCACTGGCGGCTGCGCGTCGCGAACTGGCCGAGGAAACCGGCCTCGACCCGGCTGCCGTGCTTGACCGGTCGTTGCCGGTCGACCGTGATGTGCGGTGGAACGGCAAGCGGTACACCGGCACGGAACTCTTCTTTCTCGCGCAGTACGCCGAGGAGCGGCCACCACTCGTACGGACCGGTCTGCTCCCCGACGAGGCGGCCAGTCTGGACACTCATGCCTGGATCGCATGGTCGGATCTGGACTCGCAGCCGGAGCCGGTCGAGCCGCCGCAATTGTTGTCCGTGCTCGGCGACTTGATGCCGGAGGGCCCGTGGCGTGAGTCGGTCGAAGGCCCGCGCCAGGGCACCTGCTGA
- a CDS encoding DUF4132 domain-containing protein, whose translation MGWLSAGDGYEVALVEGRVAARATSGRSAGRQLKSLPRALRDHPEVDRLRRFAEWLDRHAAACVAQVDSWMVSSLPVPTGLLARVWPDEAWQSALRDMAVVGDDPEEVGFLRGATEDGELRVVNLDGETVRLSPRTVTLPHPVLLPDLDDIREFAAELGIVQRVEQIHRATWRQPDDLDPKATEIREFTGGSFRSRFALAARASSLGYRVSGGYSTARVRDGGRTVEACVWIGEPYWEDTVETGSLTWQDQDGRALPLREVGPVAWSEGMRMAAALYAGRVIEEGKNA comes from the coding sequence GTGGGTTGGCTCTCGGCGGGTGACGGGTATGAAGTCGCCCTGGTGGAAGGACGGGTGGCAGCGCGTGCCACCTCGGGCCGGTCGGCGGGGCGGCAGTTGAAATCACTGCCGCGTGCGCTGCGCGACCACCCGGAGGTGGACCGGCTGCGGCGCTTCGCCGAATGGCTGGATCGGCACGCCGCGGCATGTGTCGCACAGGTCGACTCCTGGATGGTGTCGTCGCTGCCCGTGCCCACCGGCCTGCTGGCCCGGGTGTGGCCGGACGAGGCCTGGCAGTCCGCGCTGCGTGACATGGCCGTGGTGGGCGACGACCCGGAGGAGGTCGGATTCCTGCGGGGGGCCACCGAGGACGGCGAGCTGCGGGTGGTGAACCTGGACGGCGAGACGGTACGGCTGTCGCCGCGCACGGTCACCCTGCCGCACCCGGTGCTGCTCCCGGACCTCGACGACATCCGGGAGTTCGCGGCGGAGCTGGGCATTGTCCAGCGCGTCGAGCAGATCCACCGGGCGACCTGGCGGCAACCCGACGACCTCGACCCCAAGGCCACCGAGATACGGGAGTTCACGGGCGGCTCGTTCCGTTCCCGCTTCGCCCTCGCCGCTCGGGCGAGTTCGCTGGGCTACCGCGTCTCCGGGGGCTACTCCACCGCTCGGGTCCGCGACGGCGGGCGCACCGTGGAGGCCTGCGTGTGGATCGGTGAGCCGTACTGGGAGGACACGGTGGAGACCGGCAGCCTCACCTGGCAGGACCAGGACGGGCGTGCCCTGCCGCTGCGGGAGGTGGGACCGGTGGCCTGGTCCGAGGGGATGCGGATGGCCGCGGCTCTCTATGCCGGGCGCGTGATCGAGGAAGGCAAGAACGCATGA
- a CDS encoding methyltransferase has protein sequence MRAGTELLVVERVLPQDEGVPSLAVAWDFHMLCDVGGRKRTEEHYERLPAEAGFEVTACHGLPLGGSLIHVVRGAAM, from the coding sequence ATGCGGGCCGGAACCGAACTGCTGGTCGTGGAGCGGGTGTTGCCCCAGGACGAGGGGGTGCCGTCGCTTGCGGTGGCCTGGGACTTCCATATGTTGTGCGACGTGGGCGGCAGGAAGCGGACCGAGGAACACTACGAGCGGCTGCCGGCGGAAGCGGGCTTCGAGGTGACGGCCTGCCATGGTCTGCCCCTGGGCGGCTCTCTGATCCACGTCGTGAGAGGTGCCGCGATGTGA
- a CDS encoding polysaccharide deacetylase family protein yields MAQHGGGRGWYGKVVGAALGVTVLAAGASAWSAQAGAVDGSSPRAESSATPGSAKPVSVTIAHASDKGARGVNITIDDGPDPVWTPQMLDVLREYGVKATFCMVGTQAQAHPDLVKQVVAAGHRLCDHSVAHDTAMDTKPQAYQSQQILDAQRMITEASGGVRPMYYRAPGGAFTPYSRKLAASRGMRPLGWNVDTKDFERPGADAIVATVQRELPNGPTLLFHDAGGDRSQTVEALRRVLPWLKTQGYSFGFPVR; encoded by the coding sequence ATGGCGCAGCACGGCGGCGGGCGGGGCTGGTACGGCAAGGTCGTCGGGGCCGCTCTCGGTGTGACGGTGCTGGCCGCCGGTGCCTCGGCGTGGTCGGCGCAAGCCGGCGCCGTGGACGGCTCGTCGCCGCGGGCGGAGAGTTCCGCCACGCCGGGCAGTGCCAAGCCCGTGTCGGTGACCATCGCGCATGCCTCGGACAAGGGCGCGCGCGGCGTCAACATCACCATCGACGACGGTCCCGACCCCGTGTGGACGCCCCAGATGCTCGACGTACTGCGGGAGTACGGGGTGAAGGCCACCTTCTGCATGGTCGGTACCCAGGCGCAGGCCCACCCGGACCTCGTGAAGCAGGTGGTCGCGGCCGGGCACCGGCTGTGCGACCACTCGGTGGCGCACGACACCGCCATGGACACCAAGCCCCAGGCGTACCAGTCGCAGCAGATCCTCGACGCCCAACGGATGATCACCGAGGCGTCCGGGGGCGTACGGCCGATGTACTACCGGGCTCCCGGTGGCGCGTTCACGCCCTACAGCCGCAAGCTCGCCGCCTCCCGGGGCATGCGCCCGCTGGGCTGGAACGTGGACACCAAGGACTTCGAACGGCCGGGCGCCGACGCCATCGTCGCCACCGTCCAGCGGGAGCTGCCCAACGGACCGACGCTCCTCTTCCACGACGCGGGCGGCGACCGCTCCCAGACCGTCGAGGCGCTGCGCCGGGTCCTGCCCTGGCTCAAGACCCAGGGCTACTCCTTCGGCTTCCCGGTGCGCTGA
- a CDS encoding DEAD/DEAH box helicase — protein MNAKPSTRGRSRAGTPQRATGVQGDLSTPKTVSPGLPAAASFEALELPSELRKAMTGLGVTEPFPIQAATLPNALAGRDVLGRAQTGSGKTLAFGLALLVRTAGLRAESKRPLALVLVPTRELAQQVSDALTPYAQTLKVRLTTAVGGLSINRQQAALRDGAEVVVATPGRLADLVSRRDCLLNHVRITVLDEADQMCDLGFLPQVTEILDQMPTDGQRLLFSATLDRNVDQLVRDYLHDPVLASVDPAAASVTTMEHHQLNIHPADKYATATEIAARDGRVLMFLDTKAAVDQFTRHLRASGVRAGALHSGKSQPQRMHTLSQFRSGEITVLVATNVAARGIHIDTLDLVVNVDPPADGKDYLHRGGRTARAGESGTVVTLVTPNQRRDVNRMMSEAGIRPTVTQVRSGEAQLTAITGAKRPPTATKSTTGNIPFRGIGDRTGRPAKESRKAADARKAAEARAAARVRKSR, from the coding sequence ATGAACGCGAAGCCGTCGACCCGTGGACGTTCCCGTGCTGGTACACCGCAGCGGGCGACAGGGGTGCAGGGCGACCTTTCGACGCCGAAGACGGTGTCGCCGGGCCTGCCCGCGGCCGCGTCCTTCGAGGCACTCGAGCTGCCGTCGGAGCTGAGGAAGGCGATGACGGGTCTCGGGGTGACGGAACCGTTCCCGATCCAGGCAGCCACTTTGCCCAACGCGCTGGCCGGCCGCGATGTCCTCGGCCGGGCACAAACCGGCTCCGGCAAGACGCTGGCCTTCGGGCTGGCGCTCCTCGTCCGAACCGCGGGCCTGCGAGCTGAGTCGAAGCGCCCGCTCGCGCTGGTCCTGGTGCCGACCCGGGAACTCGCGCAACAGGTGAGCGACGCGCTGACGCCGTACGCGCAGACCCTCAAGGTGCGACTGACGACGGCGGTCGGCGGGCTGTCGATCAACCGGCAGCAGGCCGCTCTGCGGGACGGAGCCGAGGTGGTCGTCGCGACGCCGGGGCGACTGGCCGACCTCGTGTCACGCCGGGACTGCCTCCTGAATCATGTGCGGATCACCGTGCTGGACGAGGCGGACCAGATGTGCGACCTGGGCTTCCTGCCGCAGGTCACGGAAATCCTGGACCAGATGCCCACCGACGGGCAGCGCCTGCTCTTCTCCGCCACACTCGACCGCAACGTCGACCAGCTGGTGCGCGACTACCTCCACGACCCGGTCCTCGCATCCGTCGACCCGGCGGCGGCCTCGGTCACCACGATGGAACACCACCAGCTCAACATCCACCCCGCCGACAAGTACGCGACCGCGACCGAGATCGCCGCGCGGGACGGCCGGGTCCTGATGTTCCTGGACACCAAGGCCGCAGTGGACCAGTTCACCCGTCATCTCCGGGCCAGCGGCGTACGGGCCGGGGCCCTGCACAGCGGAAAGTCGCAGCCTCAGCGCATGCACACCCTGAGCCAGTTCAGGAGCGGCGAGATCACCGTCCTGGTGGCCACCAATGTCGCCGCGCGAGGCATTCACATCGACACGCTCGACCTCGTCGTCAACGTCGATCCGCCCGCCGACGGCAAGGACTACCTGCACCGCGGCGGGCGTACGGCACGCGCCGGCGAGTCCGGGACCGTGGTCACCCTGGTCACACCCAACCAACGACGTGATGTGAACCGGATGATGTCCGAGGCCGGGATCCGGCCGACGGTCACCCAGGTGCGCTCCGGCGAGGCGCAACTGACCGCCATCACCGGTGCGAAGCGCCCGCCGACGGCGACGAAGTCCACCACCGGCAACATCCCCTTCCGCGGCATCGGCGACCGTACGGGCCGCCCCGCGAAGGAGTCCCGCAAAGCCGCCGATGCCCGCAAGGCCGCGGAAGCCCGCGCGGCGGCCCGGGTGCGCAAGAGCCGCTGA